From a single Rickettsia endosymbiont of Cantharis rufa genomic region:
- a CDS encoding IS3 family transposase, translating to MPIRYAWIKENRGNFSISAMCKFMKVSRNGYYEWLNNLGCNRVKEGNELTNRIEIIFKEGRGNYGTRPIKKELSRQDITASRRRIARLIKEANLLCKTKRKFKAITDSNHNKQIAPNLLNREFTIYAANCYWVGDITFVPTGEGWLYLATVIDLFSRKIIGWSMSNNMRADLVNNALLMAIWQRKPAKGLIWHTDRGSQYCSDSHLKIIKQHGIKQSMGRKGNCLDNAVAESFFHTIKTELMYQYKFKTKEEAKYAIFEYIEVFYNRIRMYSANDYLSPVRYEEIQNCT from the coding sequence ATCCCAATAAGGTACGCATGGATAAAGGAAAACAGAGGTAATTTTTCCATTTCTGCTATGTGTAAATTTATGAAAGTATCACGTAATGGTTATTATGAATGGTTAAATAATCTTGGATGTAATAGGGTTAAAGAAGGTAATGAATTAACAAACAGAATTGAAATTATCTTTAAAGAAGGTAGAGGTAATTATGGAACTAGACCTATTAAAAAGGAACTATCACGGCAAGATATAACTGCTAGTAGGAGACGCATTGCAAGACTAATAAAAGAAGCTAATTTGCTATGTAAAACTAAACGTAAATTTAAAGCCATTACTGACTCTAATCATAATAAGCAAATTGCTCCTAATTTATTAAATAGAGAGTTTACAATTTATGCTGCTAATTGTTATTGGGTTGGAGACATAACCTTTGTGCCAACTGGTGAAGGCTGGCTATATTTAGCAACTGTTATTGATCTATTTTCTAGAAAAATTATAGGATGGTCTATGAGTAATAACATGAGAGCTGATTTGGTTAATAATGCTTTATTAATGGCAATATGGCAACGTAAACCAGCAAAAGGGCTTATTTGGCATACTGATAGAGGTAGTCAATATTGTTCTGATAGTCATTTAAAAATTATAAAACAACATGGTATCAAACAGAGTATGGGTCGTAAAGGAAATTGCTTGGATAATGCTGTTGCTGAAAGTTTCTTTCATACTATAAAAACAGAATTAATGTATCAATATAAATTTAAAACTAAGGAGGAAGCAAAATATGCCATATTTGAATATATAGAGGTATTTTATAACCGTATCAGAATGTATTCTGCTAACGATTATTTATCACCAGTAAGATATGAAGAGATACAAAATTGCACTTAA
- a CDS encoding transposase: protein MPDIEPKIYPAEFKESAIRLTIESKQPFAQAARELGITKYSLYNWVNKHSKLKEVMRYEEHLYDELRRLKKN from the coding sequence ATGCCGGATATAGAGCCAAAGATATATCCAGCTGAATTTAAAGAATCAGCGATTAGATTAACTATTGAGTCTAAGCAACCTTTTGCTCAAGCAGCTAGAGAACTAGGAATTACGAAGTATAGTCTATATAATTGGGTTAATAAACATTCAAAACTCAAGGAAGTAATGAGATATGAAGAACATCTGTATGATGAATTAAGGAGATTGAAGAAGAACTAG
- a CDS encoding IS1 family transposase, translated as MRIITEKKPEDFKVTFYFTDGWGSYARLLDPKKHIVSKKYTQRIERGNLNLRTRCKRLTRKTICFSKSLDIHDKVIGTLIERIAF; from the coding sequence ATCAGAATCATTACTGAAAAAAAACCGGAGGATTTTAAGGTTACTTTTTACTTTACAGATGGATGGGGAAGTTATGCTAGGTTATTAGATCCCAAAAAACACATTGTTAGTAAAAAATATACTCAACGGATAGAACGGGGTAACTTAAATCTTAGAACAAGATGCAAAAGACTGACACGTAAAACAATTTGTTTTTCCAAGTCATTGGATATTCATGATAAAGTCATCGGAACTCTTATTGAACGTATAGCCTTTTAA
- a CDS encoding IS1 family transposase, whose amino-acid sequence MNHSINTIEVIIAPEIDEQWPYVQNKSKQRWLWYSLDKILLKVVAYTFGTRCDSTSESLLKKNRRILRLLFTLQMDGEVMLGY is encoded by the coding sequence ATAAATCATTCTATCAATACGATAGAAGTAATTATTGCTCCTGAAATAGATGAACAATGGCCTTATGTACAGAATAAATCCAAACAAAGATGGCTTTGGTATTCTTTGGATAAGATTTTGTTAAAAGTAGTTGCTTATACTTTTGGTACAAGATGTGATAGCACATCAGAATCATTACTGAAAAAAAACCGGAGGATTTTAAGGTTACTTTTTACTTTACAGATGGATGGGGAAGTTATGCTAGGTTATTAG
- a CDS encoding IS1-like element transposase, with protein MSINGSGVRDTVRVLKVGINTVIRVLKKSSVKKDKSFYQYDRSNYCS; from the coding sequence ATGTCAATCAATGGCTCTGGAGTTAGGGATACAGTAAGAGTATTAAAAGTGGGTATCAATACGGTTATCCGTGTTTTAAAAAAATCTAGCGTTAAAAAAGATAAATCATTCTATCAATACGATAGAAGTAATTATTGCTCCTGA
- a CDS encoding IS1 family transposase, with translation MLSCNTGARPKKINHSINTIEVIIAPEIDEQWPYVQNKSKQRWLWYSLDKILLKVVAYTFGTRCDSTSESLLKKTGGF, from the coding sequence ATGCTAAGCTGCAATACGGGGGCGCGGCCAAAAAAGATAAATCATTCTATCAATACGATAGAAGTAATTATTGCTCCTGAAATAGATGAACAATGGCCTTATGTACAGAATAAATCCAAACAAAGATGGCTTTGGTATTCTTTGGATAAGATTTTGTTAAAAGTAGTTGCTTATACTTTTGGTACAAGATGTGATAGCACATCAGAATCATTACTGAAAAAAACCGGAGGATTTTAA
- a CDS encoding Sec7 domain-containing protein, which yields MGFLQSFKLPRKAQKIDRLTESFGTNYYEKNLNGEIKNKDDTYTLAYQTIMLNTDLHNPSIAEPKKITFEQLKNNLKGTNESQNFNDNFLKKIYDGIKAKPFVLNFIDSSPGYEIDNISSQNDQTFKKLSKFLEEKRNIRNIFPKLQNNNLTTEFKNPKTLLNKLTGYERSVIVKDEKGGKAEIQVYKPSVFSRWFSGEKSKITIQPLSKEGKQPSEQSLKLAAQITASFETKVTSIKATYDCLKEDLKNQYENIRNPKKELERASSIAELHKNIKEITEIAQQTNQQIPEKTFGF from the coding sequence GTGGGTTTTTTACAATCATTTAAATTACCGAGAAAAGCTCAAAAAATAGATAGGCTAACAGAAAGTTTTGGGACGAACTATTATGAAAAAAATTTAAACGGTGAAATAAAAAATAAAGATGACACATATACACTAGCTTACCAAACAATTATGCTTAATACCGACCTGCATAATCCTAGTATTGCCGAACCAAAAAAAATTACTTTCGAGCAACTAAAAAATAATTTAAAAGGTACTAATGAAAGTCAAAATTTTAATGATAATTTTTTGAAAAAGATATACGACGGAATAAAAGCTAAACCCTTCGTACTAAATTTTATAGATAGTAGTCCTGGTTATGAGATAGATAATATAAGTTCACAAAATGATCAAACTTTTAAAAAATTAAGTAAATTCTTAGAAGAAAAAAGAAATATTAGGAACATCTTTCCTAAATTACAAAATAATAATTTAACGACAGAATTTAAAAATCCTAAAACATTGCTTAATAAGCTTACCGGTTATGAAAGGAGTGTAATAGTTAAAGATGAGAAAGGCGGTAAGGCAGAAATTCAAGTCTATAAGCCAAGTGTATTTTCAAGATGGTTTTCGGGAGAAAAGTCTAAAATCACAATTCAGCCTTTAAGTAAAGAAGGAAAGCAGCCCTCGGAACAATCATTAAAGTTAGCAGCACAGATTACTGCAAGCTTTGAAACTAAAGTAACGTCTATTAAAGCAACTTATGATTGTTTAAAGGAAGATTTAAAGAATCAGTATGAGAATATTAGAAATCCTAAAAAAGAATTAGAAAGAGCGAGTTCTATTGCAGAGCTGCATAAGAATATTAAAGAAATTACAGAAATTGCACAACAAACAAATCAACAAATACCTGAAAAAACCTTTGGCTTCTAA
- a CDS encoding Sec7 domain-containing protein — MISQKAESQELKNGVLIIIKILQKKPLNFFYEEKNNLNLEFVGDYLGTDGGDNKKVLESFTKQFNF, encoded by the coding sequence ATGATAAGCCAAAAAGCGGAATCGCAGGAATTAAAAAATGGTGTGCTGATAATAATAAAGATTTTGCAGAAGAAACCGCTAAATTTTTTTTATGAGGAAAAAAATAATCTAAATTTAGAGTTTGTAGGAGATTATCTTGGAACAGATGGAGGCGATAATAAAAAAGTATTAGAAAGTTTTACTAAGCAATTTAATTTTTAA
- a CDS encoding NADP-dependent malic enzyme codes for MDEMNKINYAEALEYHEKDKPGKIAITATKSLVTQQDLSLAYSPGVAAPCLEIAKYLEEVYRYTARGNLVAVISNGTAVLGLGNLGAAASKPVMEGKAVLFKKFADIDAIDLEVNTEDPEEFINAVKYLGYSFGGINLEDIKAPECFIIEEKLKSLMDIPVFHDDQHGTAIITAAGLINATYLTNRKLEDLKIVVNGAGAAAIACIDLLIALGVDKSKIILCDTKGVVYQGRLEGMNKWKELYASDTKLRTLAESLNNADVFIGLSVKGVVTKEMVSKMANNPIIFAMANPDPEITSEEIKLVRDDAIIATGRSDYNNQINNVMGFPYIFRGALDVRAKTINTEMKIAAAKAIAGLARKPVPEEVYKAYLGRKMVFGKEYIIPVPFDPRLITVVASAVAVAAIESDVARIKDFNIGKYKKELGSRLNPTANYMNFLAEKIHNAPLKRIVFAEGEEEEVISAALMMRDEKYGNPIIIGRLERIEATLKKIGQDISLDGIQIMNAALTDSLEKYINYLYKKLQRKGYLYRDCAKLVKTDKNIFAACMVACGDGDALLTGVTKSYIDSLEDIMKVISPKSDRRILGYSIMIAKDNNIIIADNCITEYPNSWELAQIATQTAEIAKNMGIIPRVALLSFSTFGNSSKEKTARIREAVNILDNFSEDKEELNGMKVDFEYDGEMSVKVALDGDLRKLYKFCRLSGTANVLIMPGLNSAAISTELLQEFSSNSFIGPITNGFEKPVQILQATATANEILKIATFACIEAIKEV; via the coding sequence ATGGATGAAATGAATAAAATAAATTATGCTGAAGCCCTTGAATATCACGAAAAAGATAAACCTGGTAAAATTGCTATTACTGCAACAAAGTCTTTAGTTACTCAGCAAGATTTATCACTTGCTTATTCACCTGGGGTTGCTGCTCCTTGTCTTGAAATTGCTAAATATCTAGAGGAAGTATACAGATATACTGCTCGTGGTAATTTAGTTGCCGTAATCTCTAACGGTACTGCTGTACTTGGTCTTGGTAATTTGGGAGCGGCAGCGTCAAAACCGGTTATGGAAGGTAAAGCCGTACTATTCAAAAAATTTGCCGATATTGATGCAATTGATTTGGAAGTCAATACTGAAGATCCTGAAGAATTTATTAATGCCGTGAAATATCTAGGTTATAGCTTCGGCGGTATTAATCTTGAAGATATTAAAGCTCCGGAATGTTTTATTATAGAAGAAAAGTTAAAGTCATTAATGGATATACCGGTATTTCATGATGATCAGCACGGAACGGCGATTATTACCGCAGCAGGGCTTATAAATGCAACATATCTTACTAATCGTAAGCTTGAAGATCTAAAAATCGTAGTTAACGGTGCAGGTGCTGCCGCTATTGCTTGCATTGATTTGTTAATTGCTCTTGGAGTAGATAAATCAAAGATTATTTTATGTGATACAAAAGGCGTTGTTTATCAAGGGCGCCTAGAGGGCATGAATAAATGGAAAGAGCTGTATGCAAGCGATACTAAGCTTAGAACTTTAGCGGAAAGCTTAAATAATGCAGACGTATTTATAGGGTTGTCGGTAAAAGGGGTGGTAACTAAGGAGATGGTCAGCAAAATGGCAAATAATCCGATTATTTTTGCTATGGCTAATCCTGATCCGGAAATTACTTCGGAAGAGATAAAGCTTGTACGAGATGATGCGATTATAGCAACAGGGCGATCTGACTATAATAATCAGATTAACAATGTTATGGGATTTCCGTATATTTTTAGAGGAGCGTTAGATGTAAGAGCTAAGACTATTAATACGGAAATGAAAATAGCTGCTGCAAAAGCTATAGCAGGACTTGCTCGTAAACCTGTACCTGAAGAGGTGTATAAAGCTTACTTAGGACGTAAGATGGTTTTTGGTAAGGAATACATCATTCCCGTACCGTTTGATCCACGTTTAATTACCGTAGTAGCATCGGCAGTTGCCGTTGCTGCAATAGAAAGTGATGTCGCTAGAATTAAGGACTTCAATATTGGTAAATATAAAAAAGAATTAGGTAGTAGATTAAATCCTACGGCTAACTATATGAATTTCTTAGCTGAAAAAATTCATAATGCACCGCTTAAACGGATTGTTTTTGCTGAAGGGGAAGAGGAAGAAGTAATCTCCGCTGCTCTTATGATGCGTGATGAGAAATACGGTAATCCTATTATAATCGGCCGTTTAGAGCGAATTGAGGCAACATTAAAAAAGATAGGTCAAGATATTAGCTTAGACGGAATTCAAATAATGAATGCAGCTTTAACTGATAGTCTAGAGAAATATATTAATTATTTATATAAAAAACTACAACGCAAAGGTTATTTATATCGTGATTGTGCAAAGCTTGTTAAAACAGATAAAAATATTTTTGCCGCTTGTATGGTGGCATGTGGTGATGGTGATGCTCTTTTAACCGGTGTTACAAAAAGTTATATTGATAGTTTAGAAGATATCATGAAAGTTATTTCGCCGAAATCTGATCGTAGAATATTAGGCTATTCAATTATGATTGCTAAGGACAATAATATTATTATTGCCGATAATTGTATCACCGAATATCCAAATAGCTGGGAGCTTGCACAAATAGCAACCCAAACGGCAGAAATTGCTAAAAATATGGGTATTATTCCAAGAGTTGCACTTCTTTCTTTTTCTACATTCGGCAATTCTTCTAAAGAAAAAACGGCTCGGATACGTGAAGCCGTAAATATACTCGACAATTTTAGTGAAGACAAAGAAGAGCTTAACGGTATGAAAGTAGATTTTGAGTATGACGGTGAAATGTCGGTTAAGGTGGCTTTAGATGGTGATTTACGTAAATTATATAAATTTTGTAGATTATCGGGAACTGCGAATGTATTAATTATGCCGGGTTTAAATTCCGCGGCTATTTCTACTGAATTATTACAAGAATTTTCTTCAAATAGCTTTATAGGTCCTATAACAAACGGTTTTGAAAAACCTGTTCAAATACTTCAAGCTACAGCAACAGCTAATGAAATACTAAAAATAGCAACTTTTGCTTGTATTGAGGCTATTAAAGAGGTTTAA
- a CDS encoding AEC family transporter: MNEIFYSTLPIFLITLLGSIIKNKWLTSEEFWRGIEKLSYFVLFPAMLFNYVSTADLSVASIIKLVVALIISTILVSIGLIIYQKKYKVDKVQFTSIFQGSIRYNSYIFFGVSSPLLGPSGLSIVAVISSYMIIFTNILSAMIFAYYIPNKSVTNTIKTSFVLMMKLIVRNPLIIASLVGFVFNYSNLELHLGLKKTLDSLSNAALAIGMLNVGAGLNFTIRQELLHNVMFTSFVKLVAFPLVSVVVLWLMSIEGIDRSVGILYSCLPCASTAYVLSRQLDGDPDSMASIITFTTFFSVVTISIIMYIMG, translated from the coding sequence ATGAATGAAATTTTTTATAGTACGTTACCTATTTTTTTAATTACGCTTCTTGGTAGTATTATCAAAAATAAATGGTTAACTTCGGAAGAATTTTGGCGTGGTATTGAAAAATTATCGTATTTTGTACTATTTCCCGCCATGCTATTTAATTACGTATCTACTGCCGACTTAAGTGTTGCATCGATAATTAAGTTAGTAGTAGCTCTTATTATCTCTACTATCCTTGTATCAATTGGTCTTATAATTTACCAAAAAAAATATAAAGTAGATAAAGTCCAATTTACTTCCATCTTTCAAGGCTCAATTCGTTATAATAGCTATATTTTTTTTGGGGTAAGTAGCCCGTTACTTGGTCCTAGTGGGCTTTCCATCGTCGCCGTTATTTCTTCCTATATGATTATTTTTACCAATATTTTATCGGCAATGATTTTCGCTTATTATATCCCTAATAAATCCGTCACTAATACTATTAAAACTAGTTTTGTTTTAATGATGAAATTAATTGTGCGTAATCCGTTAATTATCGCAAGTTTAGTAGGATTCGTTTTTAATTACTCAAATCTTGAATTACATTTAGGGCTTAAAAAAACCTTAGATAGCCTTTCAAATGCCGCTTTAGCTATCGGTATGTTAAATGTCGGGGCAGGGCTTAATTTTACCATTAGACAAGAGCTTTTACATAATGTAATGTTTACAAGCTTTGTTAAATTAGTTGCGTTTCCATTAGTTAGCGTAGTAGTACTATGGTTAATGTCAATTGAGGGAATAGATAGATCGGTAGGAATATTATATAGCTGTCTTCCATGCGCAAGCACGGCTTATGTTTTATCTCGTCAGCTTGATGGCGATCCTGATTCTATGGCGTCGATTATAACATTTACTACTTTTTTCTCGGTAGTTACTATATCAATTATTATGTATATAATGGGGTGA
- a CDS encoding lysine--tRNA ligase, with protein sequence MSEIWEDAIKSNSWPFLEAKKILDSLNGKAPEKGYVLFETGYGPSGLPHIGTFGENARMVMAQKAFEQLSDIPTKLICFSDDMDGLRKVPSNIPNPEMIAQYLDMPLTSIPDPFKECESYGHYMNAKLRSFLDKFGFEYEFYSSTEVYKAGKFDEMLIKVLEKYDEIMELMLPTFREERKATYSPFMPICPKTGKVLQVPIEKWDAKAGTVTYKDKDGNYVEVPVTRGYCKLQWKPDFGMRWAALKVDYEMYGKDHLANGRIYSEICRILGGKPPVQLCYELFLDENGEKISKSKGNSISVDDWLKYAPVESMALFMYQNPTRAKRLFFDVIPKNVDEYITFNQKYHLEEDRSKRFANPVYHIHHGNVPKIETFGITYSLLLNLTSACNPSDKSVLWGFISKYEPKATPNTSPYLDHLAEFAIRYYNDFIKAHKSYLVVSEKHKAILQDILSMLSDISEQTEAEAIQKAIYDIGMKAGYENLRNYFKDLYRILLGQNEGPRLGTFIKLYGVQEMKKLVEGKL encoded by the coding sequence ATGTCGGAAATTTGGGAAGATGCTATTAAGTCAAATTCTTGGCCTTTTCTAGAAGCTAAAAAGATATTAGACAGCTTAAATGGTAAAGCTCCTGAAAAAGGCTATGTATTATTTGAAACGGGTTACGGCCCTTCAGGCTTGCCTCATATCGGTACTTTTGGTGAAAATGCTCGTATGGTAATGGCGCAGAAAGCGTTTGAACAATTATCCGATATCCCGACTAAACTAATCTGCTTTTCTGATGATATGGACGGGCTTCGTAAAGTGCCAAGTAACATACCGAATCCTGAAATGATAGCGCAGTATTTGGATATGCCGCTTACCTCCATTCCTGATCCGTTCAAGGAATGTGAAAGCTATGGGCATTATATGAATGCAAAACTTCGCTCATTCCTTGATAAATTTGGTTTTGAGTATGAATTTTACAGTAGTACCGAAGTGTATAAAGCCGGCAAGTTTGATGAGATGCTGATAAAGGTGCTTGAGAAATATGACGAGATAATGGAGCTGATGCTCCCGACTTTTAGAGAGGAGAGAAAAGCTACATATTCGCCTTTTATGCCTATATGTCCGAAAACAGGTAAAGTACTGCAAGTACCTATAGAGAAGTGGGATGCTAAAGCGGGAACTGTTACCTATAAAGACAAAGACGGTAATTATGTAGAAGTACCGGTAACAAGAGGGTATTGTAAATTGCAGTGGAAGCCGGATTTTGGTATGCGTTGGGCAGCTCTTAAGGTTGATTACGAGATGTACGGTAAAGATCATTTGGCAAATGGCAGAATTTACTCAGAAATTTGCCGAATCCTAGGCGGCAAGCCGCCGGTGCAGTTATGTTATGAGTTATTCTTAGATGAGAACGGTGAGAAAATTTCGAAATCAAAAGGTAACAGTATTAGTGTTGATGACTGGCTTAAATATGCTCCTGTTGAAAGTATGGCATTATTTATGTACCAAAATCCGACTAGAGCTAAGCGCTTGTTTTTTGATGTAATTCCTAAAAATGTCGATGAATATATTACTTTTAATCAGAAATATCATTTGGAAGAAGATAGGTCAAAGCGTTTTGCAAATCCCGTTTATCACATCCATCATGGAAATGTGCCAAAAATTGAGACTTTTGGAATTACTTATTCGTTGCTTTTAAATCTTACTTCCGCGTGTAACCCTTCAGATAAATCGGTGCTTTGGGGCTTTATTAGCAAATATGAGCCAAAAGCAACTCCAAATACCAGCCCTTATCTTGACCATTTAGCAGAATTTGCTATAAGATATTATAATGACTTTATTAAAGCACATAAATCATATTTAGTCGTTTCCGAAAAGCATAAGGCTATCTTACAGGATATTTTAAGTATGTTATCTGATATATCTGAGCAGACAGAAGCAGAGGCGATTCAAAAAGCAATATACGATATAGGAATGAAAGCAGGATATGAAAATTTGCGTAATTACTTCAAAGATCTATATCGGATATTGCTAGGACAGAATGAAGGACCAAGACTTGGGACTTTTATAAAGCTTTACGGGGTGCAGGAAATGAAGAAGCTGGTTGAAGGGAAATTGTAG
- a CDS encoding disulfide bond formation protein B, producing the protein MFFHSIINYIRKDSYKVLHLGLIAISIIALATAYIAEYIFHYTPCPLCVYERFPYLTLIKICLTALIIRQLSKYTLIFIFLTILSSCILSTYHSFVERGIVQPSSLCSSMIRIPKGLSIQHIKQMFYSQPITSCTKPAIKIFGISMTEYNLLLNIALLICLLIVWFYRPCWMTLMSSSRKRESSH; encoded by the coding sequence ATGTTCTTTCACTCTATCATAAATTACATCAGAAAAGATAGTTATAAAGTCCTACATTTAGGGCTGATTGCAATTTCTATAATAGCACTTGCTACTGCTTATATTGCTGAATATATATTCCATTATACCCCCTGCCCTTTATGCGTTTACGAAAGATTTCCATATTTAACTTTAATAAAAATCTGCTTAACTGCTCTAATCATTAGACAATTAAGCAAATATACTTTGATATTTATCTTCTTAACTATTCTTAGCTCTTGTATATTATCAACATATCATAGCTTCGTAGAAAGAGGCATAGTACAACCCAGTAGCCTTTGTTCATCAATGATCCGTATCCCGAAAGGTCTATCCATCCAGCATATCAAGCAAATGTTCTACTCTCAGCCAATCACTTCCTGCACGAAACCTGCCATCAAAATCTTCGGTATTTCTATGACAGAGTATAATCTACTCTTAAATATCGCTCTTTTAATCTGCTTACTCATAGTTTGGTTTTACCGACCTTGTTGGATGACTCTTATGTCATCCTCGCGGAAACGGGAATCCAGTCACTAA
- a CDS encoding IS1 family transposase, with amino-acid sequence MNHSINTIEVIIAPEIDEQWSYVQNKSKQRWL; translated from the coding sequence ATAAATCATTCTATCAATACGATAGAAGTAATTATTGCTCCTGAAATAGATGAACAATGGTCTTATGTACAGAATAAATCCAAACAAAGATGGCTTTGA
- a CDS encoding ankyrin repeat domain-containing protein: protein MPRNNIDEKLPDGSTILHNTVKEGNEKLISLLIQQGHSVHIEDAEGKNLWIMHLQKKLKKC, encoded by the coding sequence ATGCCAAGAAACAATATTGATGAAAAACTTCCGGATGGAAGCACAATTTTACATAACACAGTAAAAGAAGGGAATGAAAAGCTTATTTCACTTTTGATTCAACAAGGACATTCTGTTCATATTGAAGATGCGGAAGGAAAAAACCTTTGGATTATGCACCTACAGAAAAAATTAAAAAAATGTTAA
- a CDS encoding ATP-binding cassette domain-containing protein, with the protein MKPYLYAEKIQFKVKERSESIIADTTLNIAKEEFVVILGHNGSGKSTLAKILAGYLKPTSGKVFLDQVRIDKIPKSKKASTLVTITQKAEDRMFAELTLEENITLWESRFSSNERLTSSEVLELTGSPKRFLSLLSQSLGKFSGGEKQIILLALSIAHPPKILFLDEHTANLDPKASYAVMKKTAEIIEKHKITSVMITHNLEDAVNYGKRLIVLDSGKVVLDYLKPPGFSLKELKEILN; encoded by the coding sequence ATGAAACCTTATTTATACGCAGAAAAAATACAGTTCAAAGTTAAGGAAAGAAGTGAGTCTATAATTGCTGACACTACTTTAAATATTGCTAAAGAGGAGTTTGTTGTAATACTAGGACACAACGGTAGTGGTAAGTCCACTTTAGCTAAAATACTTGCCGGTTATTTAAAGCCGACTAGCGGAAAAGTGTTTCTAGATCAAGTCAGAATCGATAAAATACCTAAATCTAAGAAAGCTTCTACCCTGGTTACGATAACACAAAAGGCTGAAGATAGGATGTTTGCCGAGTTGACCCTTGAAGAAAATATTACTTTGTGGGAAAGTAGGTTTTCTAGTAATGAACGGTTAACAAGTAGCGAGGTGTTAGAGCTTACAGGTTCGCCTAAGCGTTTTTTATCACTACTTTCACAATCGCTTGGTAAATTTTCCGGCGGAGAAAAGCAGATTATACTGCTTGCACTTAGCATAGCTCACCCGCCTAAAATATTATTTCTAGACGAGCATACGGCAAATTTAGATCCGAAAGCTTCGTATGCAGTGATGAAAAAAACAGCGGAGATTATAGAGAAGCATAAGATAACTTCCGTTATGATAACGCATAATTTGGAAGATGCCGTAAATTACGGCAAAAGGCTTATAGTACTTGATAGTGGTAAAGTAGTACTTGACTACCTAAAACCACCGGGGTTTTCTTTGAAAGAATTAAAAGAGATTTTAAATTAG
- a CDS encoding ABC transporter permease subunit: MNILVTALEQSLIMLPLILGMYISYRILKITDLSVDGTYVLGAAVFACTISFGLFPALIFAVIAGGVIGSIVSFMQKNNRINGLIAGILASFMLYSVNLQIMQRPNISVLGMPTLLSILNIENWLVPLIIINCPIIFVVIILLKGKLGLFLRAFGFNKDLLINLGKPVELYRALGLSISNCLAALTGTLSAQVNGFADINMGFGVALVGIGAIVIGRHILIHANNFNAFKEIFSCFIGILFYFIALSSLLWIGIDPINLKLILGIVLFISLSTVSKK, encoded by the coding sequence ATGAACATTTTAGTTACTGCTCTTGAGCAATCCTTAATAATGTTGCCACTTATTTTAGGGATGTATATAAGTTATAGGATCCTAAAAATTACCGATCTTAGCGTAGATGGTACTTATGTACTTGGTGCGGCGGTATTTGCATGCACTATTTCATTTGGGTTATTTCCAGCATTAATATTTGCCGTGATAGCGGGCGGAGTTATTGGCAGTATAGTTAGTTTTATGCAGAAAAATAACCGCATTAATGGACTTATAGCCGGCATACTTGCGAGCTTTATGCTCTATTCCGTTAATTTGCAAATTATGCAGCGTCCTAATATATCGGTTCTCGGTATGCCGACTCTGCTATCTATATTAAACATCGAAAATTGGTTAGTGCCTTTAATAATAATCAATTGCCCTATCATATTTGTAGTTATAATTTTATTGAAAGGTAAGCTTGGTTTATTTCTTCGAGCTTTTGGCTTTAATAAAGATTTATTGATTAATTTAGGAAAACCTGTCGAGCTTTACCGCGCGCTTGGTCTTAGCATAAGTAATTGTCTTGCTGCTTTAACGGGTACTTTATCGGCACAAGTAAACGGTTTTGCCGATATTAATATGGGTTTTGGGGTAGCACTAGTCGGTATCGGTGCGATTGTTATAGGACGTCATATTTTAATCCATGCTAATAATTTTAATGCGTTTAAAGAAATATTTTCCTGTTTTATAGGTATATTATTTTACTTTATTGCTCTTAGTAGTTTACTTTGGATTGGCATTGATCCTATAAACCTTAAGCTTATATTAGGGATAGTATTGTTTATTTCTTTGAGTACGGTGAGTAAGAAGTAA